One archaeon BMS3Bbin15 DNA window includes the following coding sequences:
- a CDS encoding hydrogenase nickel incorporation protein yields the protein MEAMHEMSLALSLLDTIKKSLEGKNVKKLREITIEVGSLAMVNTEQLSFCFSIVAKGEIFSDMKLDIQKKEAVFRCISCLREVSSEELLSNCSFCGSSMEFISGDELILKRIKAEVEDA from the coding sequence GGAAGCTATGCATGAGATGAGTCTGGCTCTGAGCCTTCTTGATACTATAAAAAAAAGTCTTGAGGGAAAGAATGTTAAGAAACTCAGGGAGATTACAATTGAGGTGGGCTCACTTGCCATGGTAAATACTGAGCAGTTGAGCTTCTGCTTTTCCATTGTTGCAAAGGGTGAGATTTTCAGTGATATGAAGCTTGATATTCAGAAAAAAGAGGCTGTCTTTAGGTGTATTTCATGCCTGAGAGAAGTTTCTTCGGAAGAGCTTTTGAGCAACTGCAGCTTCTGTGGCAGTAGCATGGAGTTTATATCTGGAGATGAACTTATTCTTAAAAGAATAAAAGCGGAGGTAGAAGATGCATAG